A single region of the Anguilla anguilla isolate fAngAng1 chromosome 17, fAngAng1.pri, whole genome shotgun sequence genome encodes:
- the bri3 gene encoding brain protein I3, whose amino-acid sequence MDNKPLLQDRPPPYHSVPGGYDYGQNYGAIPPNPTPQHPPPPYHGQGYPPVPPVAQQPNCTGSYTIIQPSVVVVGGCPACRVGVLEEDFTCLGILCAIIFFPIGILCCLAMRQRMCPNCGATFG is encoded by the exons ATGGACAACAAGCCACTTCTGCAAGACAGACCTCCCCCATACCACAGCGTGCCCGGGGGTTATGACTACGGCCAGAATTACGGAGCGATACCCCCGAATCCTACACCACAACACCCGCCCCCGCCGTACCACGGACAAG GATACCCCCCGGTGCCTCCTGTTGCCCAACAGCCAAACTGCACAGGAAGCTACACCATAATCCAGCCCTCCGTGGTGGTAGTGGGGGGGTGTCCGGCCTGCAG AGTCGGAGTGCTGGAAGAAGACTTCACCTGCTTGGGGATCCTGTGTGCCATCATCTTTTTCCCCATTGGGATCCTCTGCTGCCTCGCCATGCGCCAGAGGATGTGTCCCAACTGTGGCGCCACCTTTGGGTAG